TGGATTACCTGTTTGTCGGAGTTTGGCTAGCAGCTGTTTTGACTGGGCGAGGGTCACCCCATTGGGGTTGATGTCATGATCAGCAAAAGACAATGGAGGCGGCAGTTGTAGTTCCTGTTTTGAAAACTCAATAATATGTTTCTCAGCTCCATCAGTCCCGACGGCATAAATGGAGCCATCCTCAAAAGTCCAGAGATTTTGTTCTGCATTCCAGGTCGCTGATTTAGCAACTAAGATCTGCTGATGGTTGGGCAACGTCCAATCGATAACGGTTATTCCAGACAAGGTTTTTTCCTGGGCCGTTTGAGCATAAAAGAGGCGGCGCAGTTTTTGATTGGGACCGATATCTTGATAAACGATATGGCGGTCCTGGAGTGAAAATTGCCCTGCTTGCAAGGTTTGAAGAAGTAGATGTTGTGAGTGAGCTTGACTCATGGGAACAACGCTTTCTGTTAGTCCCAACATCAATAGACAGGCCAATAGTGAAAAACCAAGACAAGAGCCAATCAATCGATTTAAGTCCATCCCTGTGGATTGGAGTGCCATTAGCTCACCATCGCCCTGCAACCGGGATAAGGTCAGCAAACAGGCTAATAGTACTGACATGGGAATGGCGAGGCTGACAAAGTAAGGTAGCTGTAGGGCGAGGATCGATAGTGCGATCGCAAGGGGTAACCGCGCTTCTGAAACCTGACGCAATAAGTCAAACAAAACGGCAGCCGACACACCAATGGACGAAAAAGCTCCCATCCCCCACAAAAAAGGCGGCAACAATTGTCGAAACAGATAGCGATCGATCAAAGCCAATCGTTGCCGCCCTAAAACCCTGCTTACTCTAGACATCAGCTATGAGTCCAGAGTGATGATCAACGCTGAAACTGATCTCCCAAGTAATACTGACGAACATGGGGATCATCATAAAGCTCTGTAGGTGTCCCCGCAGCCAAGATACTCCCTTCCCTTAAGATATAGGCCCGATGCGTGATCGCCAGGGTTTCGCGGACATTATGGTCTGTGATTAAGATACCTAAGTTGCGATCGCACAATCGAGCAATCATAGTTTGCATCGCCGCGACAGCGATGGGATCGATCCCTGCAAAGGGTTCATCCAAAAGGAGAAATCGAGGCCCATCTTTACCCATCGCTAATACCCGTGCCAATTCAGTCCGGCGTCGCTCACCTCCAGACACTTGCATGCCCAGAGTATCGGCCACATGATCAAGCTGAAATTCTGTGAGTAAATGGGTTAACCGAGTAGACCATTGTTTGCGGGGCACCCCCGACTGTTCCATCACCATCAATAAATTATCTCGGACACTCAGATGCCGAAAAATACTTGGTTCCTGGGCCAGGTAGCCGATTCCTAGCCGGGCTCGCTGATGTAACGGTAATGCCGTGATCTCTTGACTGCCCAACCAAACGGTTCCCTGGGTCGGTCGTTCTAATCCCACCGCAATATAAAAGGTGGTGGTTTTTCCAGCTCCATTGGGCCCCAATAGTCCCACAATCTCACCTTGACCTGTAGACAGCGAGACCTTCTGCAATACGCTACGGCGGCGATAAGATTTGCTAATAGATTGTAGGAGAATACGCAAGCGGCCTCCTCTCAGATCTTCAGAAAAGTCCTCAGATGCTCAGGCTACTTAGATATATTCACCTTAGTCTCCACCGCCTCAGAGGGATCAGACTCAGCCTCAAATCGGC
The Acaryochloris marina S15 genome window above contains:
- the lptB gene encoding LPS export ABC transporter ATP-binding protein, producing the protein MRILLQSISKSYRRRSVLQKVSLSTGQGEIVGLLGPNGAGKTTTFYIAVGLERPTQGTVWLGSQEITALPLHQRARLGIGYLAQEPSIFRHLSVRDNLLMVMEQSGVPRKQWSTRLTHLLTEFQLDHVADTLGMQVSGGERRRTELARVLAMGKDGPRFLLLDEPFAGIDPIAVAAMQTMIARLCDRNLGILITDHNVRETLAITHRAYILREGSILAAGTPTELYDDPHVRQYYLGDQFQR
- a CDS encoding LptF/LptG family permease, giving the protein MSRVSRVLGRQRLALIDRYLFRQLLPPFLWGMGAFSSIGVSAAVLFDLLRQVSEARLPLAIALSILALQLPYFVSLAIPMSVLLACLLTLSRLQGDGELMALQSTGMDLNRLIGSCLGFSLLACLLMLGLTESVVPMSQAHSQHLLLQTLQAGQFSLQDRHIVYQDIGPNQKLRRLFYAQTAQEKTLSGITVIDWTLPNHQQILVAKSATWNAEQNLWTFEDGSIYAVGTDGAEKHIIEFSKQELQLPPPLSFADHDINPNGVTLAQSKQLLAKLRQTGNPTQVRALAIQIHRKVSLPFTVIVFGLVGSSLGISQRRLAVSNGFGMSLIVVLGQYILIFIADAWGQLGIISPWLGAWLPNIMTGFIGVVLLLRPGKTLRWQQKR